ACCACGCCTTCGAGTACTGGTCGCACGCGGCCTGCATCCTGCCCGTCGAGGAGTGGCCGCACTTCGCCTTCCGGCGCCGGGCCATGAAGGCGCGCGGCCACCGCTGGCACGTGATGCAGGATTCCGAGCGCTCGTGCGCGGCCGTCCGGGACCGGCTGCGGGCCGACGGCCCCCTGACGGCAACGGAATTGGGCGGCGCCAAGAACGGCGGGGAGTGGTACGACTGGTCCGAGACGAAGATCGCGGTGGAGTGGCTGCTCGACACCGGCGAGGTGGTCTGCACCCGGCGGCGCGGCTGGAAGCGGGTGTACGACCTGGCCGAGCGGGCGGTGCCGGACGCCCTCCTGCACGACGACATCGACGACATCGAGTGCACCCGGCGCCTGGTCACCCAGGCGGGTGCCGCGATGGGTGTGGCCACCCGGGCCGATCTCGCGGACTACCACCGGCTCAAGGGCGACCAGGTGGACGCGGTCATAGCCGGTACGGGCCTGGTGCCGGTGGAGGTCGAGGGCTGGCCGAAGCCGGCCTGGGCGGACCCGGCGGCGCTGGCGGCGGAATCCTCCTCGAAGGGCGGCCGGCACCGTACGACGCTGCTCTCGCCGTTCGACTCGCTGATCTGGGACCGGCCGCGCACCGAGCGGATCTTCGGTTTCACCCACCGGCTGGAGGCGTATGTGCCCAAGCCGAAGCGGGTGCACGGCTATTTCGCGATGCCGCTGCTGGCGGGCGGCCGGCTGCTCGGCCGGGTGGACCCGGCCCGTGAAGGCACCACCCTGGTGGCCCGGCAGGTGTCCCTCGACGGCCCCAGGGCCGTGGCCCCGATGGCGCGGGCGCTCCGGGAGGCGGCCGGGTGGGTCGGCTGCGACTCCGTACGGATCGAGCGCTGCGACGACGCGAAGCTGGCGGCGGCACTGGTCACGGCGCTGGACTGACAGGGCAGGACGGCGCCCCCGGAAAGGAGCCCGGCCCCCGCAGGAGGCGATCCGTCAGCGGATCTCGAGGATCTTCTCCCGCATCGCGTAGACCACCGCCTCCATCCTGGAGTGCAGCTGCAGCTTCTCCAGGATGTTGCGTACGTGGTTCTTCACGGTGTTCTCGCTGATGAACAACTCCTTGGCGATGTCACGGTTGTTCATCCCGGTGGCGACGAGCTTCAGCACCTCCAGCTCACGGTCGGTGAGCCGGGGCGCCGGCACCAGCCGGCGCTCGTCCGTCCGCTGGATCATCGACTTGAACTCGGTCAGCAGCTTGGACGCCATCGACGGGCTGATCTGCGACTGCCCGTCCGCGACCGCGCGGATCGCGGTCGCCACCTCATCGGTGGAGATCTCCTTGAGGAGGTAGCCCGTCGCCCCGGCCTTGATCGCGTCGTAGAGGTCGGCTTCCTCGTCGCTGATCGTCAGCATGATGATCTTGGCGCTGGGGGCCACTTCCTTGATGGAGGTGCAGGCCTCGATGCCACCGCGCTTGGGCATCCGCACATCCATCAGCACGATATCCGGCAGCAGATCGGCGGCCTTGTCCACCGCCTCCGCGCCGTCCCCCGCCTCGCCCACGACCTGGATGTCCTCCTCGTGGAAGAGAACGATCTCCAGTCCCCGCCGGAAGAGCGCGTGGTCGTCCACGACCAGGACCCGGATCGGCTCCGCGCGGGCGGGGTTCCGCTCCGCCCGGGCGCCCTCGTCGTCGTCCTCGCCGGGCACGAGTACGGGCCCGAACCTGTCCGCCATCGTTCCTCCCCCTGAAGGCCGTGGCCCCTCGCGGATGCAACAGTGCTGCGCCGAGCCAACCGGTTTCGGCGGACCGGCGGTTGGCCGCTCGGCCATGATTTCATGCCGAGGCCGCCGAGAGGCGCTTCTGAGGACGCAGGTTGATGCCCCCGGAAGCGCTGCGGCGCTTCGAGGGCATCAACTCGATGGGTGACGACTCACGGCGCGCGGCGCCGGAGGTGACCGGGGTCAGCCGCCGAGCGAACCACCCGCGCCGCCGGGCTCCTCGGAGAACGGGTCGGCGTTGAGGTGGATGACGCCGTAGTCGTAGGCGTGCCGCCGGTAGACGACACTGGGCATCTTGGTGTCGGAGTCGACGAACAGATAGAAGTCGTGGCCGACCAACTCCATCTCGTAGAGCGCCTGGTCGAGGGTCATCGGGGCTGCGGCATGGGTCTTCTCGCGGACCACGAGAGGCCCTTCGCCCTGGACCTCCAGGGAACCGATGCGCGTGACCGGCACCTTGTTCGCCGACTGGTCGACGGCGAGCTCTCCGCTGTCGGTGAGCTCCGCGGCGCCGACGGTCACCGCTACATCGCTGGCCGGGATCCGTCCGTTGCCCCGGCGGGTGTGACGCTTGTCGTTCTGCTTGCGCAGTCGCGCTTCCAGCTTGCTCGTGGCCAGGTCGAGCGCGGCGTAGGGATCCGACGACGACGCTTCCGCCCGGATCACCGGGCCACGGGAACGGACCGTGATCTCCACACGGTCGGAGCGGTCGGCCTGCCTCGGGTTGGGCTCCTTGGACACCTCTACGTCGAGGCTGATCACCTTGCCGTCCAGCTTCTGGATCTTGTCCAGCTTCAGCTTCTCGGCCACGTGCTTGCGAAAGCGCTCGGGCACCTCTGTCTTACGGCCCTTGACGACGATGTCCACGCAGAACTCCGTTCCCGGATCGCCCCGCCGAAGGTGCGGAGCGCATCCCTCTTGCATCAGACCCCGGGGATACCCGGGGCCACCGACTCGGCGGTTTCACCTCCTCCTCCCCCATCGACAAGATCTACACCCCATCGACTTCAAGCTTCTGCGAAAGCACGCAAAGCGCGCCATTCGGAGATAAGAGGCATAGCGCTTGCCCTTCCTCACAACCGAACATATCTCGCCCGGACGCCCGTCGGTACCCCTTACCGGGCCGTACCTCCATTCAGGTGTTTCCCCGCTGTTCGCTTCGGGAACGTCGCACCGCCACCTGGGGTTCCACCGGAATCCGGGCCGGGCACGAACGCCCGCTCCGGGGCCGCGACCACCGCGGCCCCCAGCACCCGGCCGCCCGAGACGGAAACTGCCCGCGCTGCCTCCACCAGCGAGGACCCGGTCGTCATGAGGTCGTCCACCAGCACCACCGGCCCTCCGACGCGCCACAGCCGCTTCACTCCCCCGGCTACCCCCAGGGCGCCCGACACATTCACCCATCGCTGCCCGGCGTCGAGACCCGACTGATCGGCGACGGTCCGTCGCTGTCGCAGCACCGCCGCCACGCGTACGGGCTGCCCGGCGCT
The window above is part of the Streptomyces syringium genome. Proteins encoded here:
- a CDS encoding response regulator, encoding MADRFGPVLVPGEDDDEGARAERNPARAEPIRVLVVDDHALFRRGLEIVLFHEEDIQVVGEAGDGAEAVDKAADLLPDIVLMDVRMPKRGGIEACTSIKEVAPSAKIIMLTISDEEADLYDAIKAGATGYLLKEISTDEVATAIRAVADGQSQISPSMASKLLTEFKSMIQRTDERRLVPAPRLTDRELEVLKLVATGMNNRDIAKELFISENTVKNHVRNILEKLQLHSRMEAVVYAMREKILEIR
- a CDS encoding winged helix-turn-helix domain-containing protein, translated to MTTGTTTAAASKGPAPEARLSAEEARRMALRAQGLLGAPDRRAGVRGVLRHLGAVQLDTISVLARSHELVPYARLGAVGRAAVESAYWSGDHAFEYWSHAACILPVEEWPHFAFRRRAMKARGHRWHVMQDSERSCAAVRDRLRADGPLTATELGGAKNGGEWYDWSETKIAVEWLLDTGEVVCTRRRGWKRVYDLAERAVPDALLHDDIDDIECTRRLVTQAGAAMGVATRADLADYHRLKGDQVDAVIAGTGLVPVEVEGWPKPAWADPAALAAESSSKGGRHRTTLLSPFDSLIWDRPRTERIFGFTHRLEAYVPKPKRVHGYFAMPLLAGGRLLGRVDPAREGTTLVARQVSLDGPRAVAPMARALREAAGWVGCDSVRIERCDDAKLAAALVTALD
- the hpf gene encoding ribosome hibernation-promoting factor, HPF/YfiA family — translated: MDIVVKGRKTEVPERFRKHVAEKLKLDKIQKLDGKVISLDVEVSKEPNPRQADRSDRVEITVRSRGPVIRAEASSSDPYAALDLATSKLEARLRKQNDKRHTRRGNGRIPASDVAVTVGAAELTDSGELAVDQSANKVPVTRIGSLEVQGEGPLVVREKTHAAAPMTLDQALYEMELVGHDFYLFVDSDTKMPSVVYRRHAYDYGVIHLNADPFSEEPGGAGGSLGG